Proteins encoded by one window of Hafnia alvei:
- a CDS encoding MFS transporter: protein MPSPTLKQRSLALFVFFFLPGVSMASWVTRTPAIRDKLGASTAEMGLVLFGLSIGSMAGILCSGYLVQRFSTKPVIAAGTGLVIAGILLVALGAFFSSAITVSSGLCLFGAGMGSAEIAINVEGADVERISHRPLLPMLHGCFSLGTLVGAGVGNGLTSVNFPIQWHLLLIGVICVPATLWALKSVPKGNGLRPVEHAQNGNQPTQAKTNVWRDKRLLLIGLIVLAMALAEGSANDWLPLLMVDGHGFSPTSGSLIYTGFALGMTIGRFCGGYFLRRFGRVNVVRGSAIFGVIGLGLIIFAENTFLVSASVLFWGVGASLGFPLTLSAASDTGPNPAARVSAVATTGYIAFLVGPPMLGFLGEHWGLRSAMIVVLALVAFAIWLAPAVGEPPKSDA from the coding sequence TTGCCCAGCCCCACGTTAAAACAGCGCAGCCTCGCCCTCTTTGTTTTCTTTTTCTTACCTGGCGTATCAATGGCGTCATGGGTGACCCGAACTCCCGCAATACGCGACAAACTTGGCGCATCGACCGCAGAGATGGGGCTTGTTCTTTTTGGTCTGTCGATTGGGTCAATGGCTGGAATTCTCTGTTCTGGTTATTTAGTGCAGCGCTTTAGCACTAAACCCGTTATTGCTGCAGGCACGGGTTTAGTGATCGCCGGTATTTTACTGGTTGCCCTCGGGGCATTTTTCTCATCTGCGATCACCGTTTCATCTGGGTTATGTTTATTTGGAGCAGGTATGGGCTCTGCTGAAATAGCCATTAACGTTGAGGGCGCCGATGTAGAACGCATATCACATCGCCCCCTCCTTCCTATGCTGCATGGCTGTTTTAGCTTAGGGACACTGGTTGGCGCAGGGGTTGGTAATGGGCTTACCTCGGTAAATTTCCCCATACAGTGGCATCTTTTATTAATTGGTGTTATTTGCGTTCCGGCAACATTGTGGGCACTAAAATCCGTACCTAAGGGGAATGGCCTACGTCCAGTAGAACATGCGCAGAATGGCAACCAGCCTACACAGGCTAAAACAAATGTTTGGCGAGATAAGCGTCTGTTGCTTATTGGCTTAATTGTCCTTGCAATGGCCCTTGCCGAAGGCTCAGCCAACGACTGGTTGCCGTTATTAATGGTAGACGGTCATGGATTCAGCCCTACATCAGGCTCGTTAATCTATACAGGCTTTGCCTTAGGAATGACCATTGGGCGCTTCTGCGGGGGATATTTCCTGCGTCGATTTGGCCGCGTTAATGTCGTTCGGGGCAGCGCCATCTTCGGCGTTATCGGCTTAGGGTTAATTATTTTTGCTGAAAATACATTTCTAGTCAGCGCTTCAGTTTTATTTTGGGGCGTAGGAGCTTCACTCGGCTTCCCTCTTACGTTGTCGGCCGCCAGTGACACTGGGCCAAATCCAGCTGCTCGCGTTAGTGCCGTGGCAACCACGGGTTATATTGCATTTTTGGTTGGGCCTCCAATGCTAGGTTTTTTAGGTGAGCATTGGGGATTGCGCTCCGCCATGATCGTGGTGTTGGCGTTAGTCGCTTTTGCAATTTGGTTAGCACCTGCCGTTGGCGAACCGCCAAAATCTGACGCCTAG
- a CDS encoding DUF932 domain-containing protein: protein MRLASRFGRINQIRRDRPLTHDELHQHVPSVFGADKHESRSARYTHIPTITLLENLKREGFEPFFACQTRVRDQSRREHTRHMVRLRRIGQITGQQVPEIILLNSHDGSSSYQMLPGYFRAICTNGLVCGQSFGEIRVPHRGNVVERVIEGAYEVLGVFDQVEEKRDAMQSLLLPPPAQQAFAKAALAYRFGEEHQPVTETQALTARRWQDESSDLWTVYNRLQENLSKGGLAGRSAQGKRSRTRAVNAIDGDIKLNRALWVMAEELQQALC, encoded by the coding sequence ATGCGATTAGCCAGCCGCTTTGGCCGTATTAATCAGATACGCCGTGACCGCCCACTGACCCACGATGAATTACACCAGCATGTCCCCAGCGTTTTTGGCGCGGACAAGCACGAATCCCGCTCAGCGCGCTACACCCATATTCCGACAATTACTCTGCTGGAAAACCTGAAACGGGAAGGTTTTGAGCCGTTCTTCGCCTGCCAGACCCGTGTCAGAGACCAGAGCCGTCGTGAGCATACCAGACACATGGTGCGCCTGCGACGCATAGGGCAGATAACAGGCCAGCAGGTGCCGGAAATTATCCTGCTCAATTCGCACGACGGTTCATCCAGTTACCAGATGCTGCCGGGGTACTTCCGCGCCATCTGCACCAACGGTCTCGTCTGCGGACAGTCATTTGGCGAGATACGTGTGCCACACCGGGGCAATGTGGTGGAGCGCGTTATCGAAGGCGCCTATGAAGTCCTTGGTGTTTTCGACCAGGTGGAAGAGAAGCGTGATGCCATGCAGTCACTGCTGTTACCGCCACCAGCCCAACAGGCGTTTGCGAAAGCGGCGCTGGCCTACCGGTTTGGTGAAGAACATCAGCCGGTGACCGAAACCCAGGCACTGACTGCACGTCGCTGGCAGGATGAGAGCAGTGACCTGTGGACCGTCTACAACCGCCTGCAGGAGAACCTGAGCAAGGGCGGACTGGCCGGGCGTTCTGCGCAGGGTAAACGCAGCCGTACGCGCGCGGTGAACGCTATCGACGGCGATATCAAACTGAACCGTGCCTTGTGGGTAATGGCAGAAGAACTGCAGCAGGCGCTATGCTGA
- a CDS encoding DinI-like family protein: MGAETSTRFATAIDIVINGASKEASKVIRKIVEEMFEEADEWLVYEEIEMA, from the coding sequence GTGGGCGCCGAGACTTCTACTCGATTTGCAACAGCAATAGATATTGTGATTAACGGTGCAAGCAAAGAAGCATCTAAGGTGATCAGAAAGATAGTTGAGGAGATGTTCGAGGAAGCTGATGAATGGTTAGTATATGAAGAAATTGAAATGGCTTAA
- a CDS encoding DUF987 family protein, producing MKIISKGQAMAIYRQHTNSRLLRFSTGKYKRLGSICHYAGHEVEDICGVLAVFAKRRQDRNGPYVILRSVTLN from the coding sequence ATGAAAATTATCAGTAAAGGTCAGGCTATGGCGATTTACCGTCAACATACGAATTCCCGGTTGCTTCGCTTCAGTACGGGCAAATATAAAAGGTTAGGCAGTATCTGCCATTATGCTGGCCACGAGGTGGAAGACATATGCGGCGTTCTGGCCGTCTTTGCTAAGCGCCGTCAGGATCGCAATGGTCCCTATGTCATTCTTCGCAGTGTCACTCTCAATTAA
- a CDS encoding antirestriction protein: MNNTTNLQTLSDTEKTNTLTATLLPDEQRIDFWPQYFGNIPQWITLEPHIFAWMDRFCTGYCGGIWQFYTLSNGGAFMVPEANNEDTDEKWTLFNPMNGNGTEMSAEAAGISACLMAYSHHAMHTECDAMTEHYYRLRDYALNHPECSAIMYIID, encoded by the coding sequence ATGAATAACACTACAAATCTGCAGACTCTTTCAGACACCGAAAAAACCAACACCCTCACCGCCACATTGTTGCCCGATGAACAGCGTATCGACTTCTGGCCACAATACTTCGGCAACATACCGCAATGGATAACCCTCGAGCCGCATATCTTCGCCTGGATGGACCGCTTCTGCACGGGCTACTGCGGGGGGATCTGGCAGTTTTACACGCTGAGCAACGGCGGTGCCTTTATGGTCCCGGAAGCGAATAATGAGGATACCGATGAAAAATGGACGCTGTTCAACCCGATGAATGGCAATGGCACGGAAATGAGCGCAGAGGCCGCAGGCATATCGGCCTGTCTGATGGCTTACAGCCACCACGCCATGCACACCGAATGCGACGCCATGACAGAGCACTATTATCGTCTGCGGGATTACGCGCTGAATCACCCTGAATGCAGCGCCATCATGTATATCATTGACTGA
- the radC gene encoding RadC family protein, which translates to METQLPLFAAGLPASAQRTIREALTLLERQLREPGASFTSSHAVRDWLRLRLASLEREEFTALFLDNQHRLIAHETLFTGTINHTQVHTREVVKAALKHNAAAILVAHCHPSGYAEPSEADRRITKRLKQALELVDTRLLDHLVVGGMEIVSLAERGWL; encoded by the coding sequence ATGGAAACACAGCTACCGCTGTTTGCCGCCGGATTACCGGCTTCCGCACAGCGCACCATCCGTGAGGCATTAACCCTGCTCGAGCGTCAGTTACGTGAACCCGGCGCGTCATTCACGTCCAGCCACGCCGTCCGGGACTGGCTGCGTCTGCGGCTTGCCTCACTGGAGCGTGAAGAATTTACCGCACTCTTCCTCGATAACCAGCACCGGCTGATTGCACATGAAACGCTGTTCACCGGCACCATCAACCATACGCAGGTCCATACACGGGAGGTGGTGAAGGCGGCACTGAAACATAACGCTGCTGCCATTCTTGTCGCGCACTGCCACCCCTCAGGCTACGCAGAGCCCAGCGAGGCTGACAGACGGATCACCAAACGTCTGAAGCAGGCGCTGGAACTGGTGGACACCCGGCTGCTGGACCATCTGGTAGTGGGCGGGATGGAGATTGTCTCGCTCGCTGAACGTGGCTGGCTGTAA
- a CDS encoding TA system toxin CbtA family protein, whose translation MQTLSLHPTRATPLCLSPVETWQRLLAHLFSQHYGLTLNDTPFSNETTIREHIDAGVSLSDAVNFLVEKYGLVRIDREGFSWQEQTPYISAVDILRARRSTGLLKTDVK comes from the coding sequence ATGCAAACTTTATCATTACACCCGACTCGGGCGACTCCGCTCTGTTTGTCACCCGTTGAAACCTGGCAACGGCTACTGGCTCATCTGTTCTCGCAGCACTATGGCCTGACGCTGAATGACACACCATTCAGTAATGAAACCACCATCCGGGAACATATTGATGCTGGAGTATCGCTCAGCGATGCGGTGAACTTTCTGGTAGAAAAATACGGACTTGTTCGTATCGACCGGGAGGGATTTTCATGGCAAGAGCAAACTCCGTATATTTCCGCAGTAGATATTCTGCGAGCAAGGCGCTCTACCGGCTTGCTAAAAACTGACGTGAAATAA
- a CDS encoding DUF905 domain-containing protein, with product MPESTALPEGTFTREQATVVAAAYTNVAIEDDQGSHFRLVIRDTDGMLIWRDWNFAPGAGVMLNRYIASDGIRKLLV from the coding sequence ATGCCTGAATCTACAGCCCTACCCGAAGGAACGTTCACTCGTGAACAGGCCACTGTCGTGGCTGCCGCATACACCAATGTTGCCATCGAAGACGACCAGGGCTCTCATTTTCGTCTGGTTATCCGCGATACCGACGGCATGCTTATCTGGCGTGACTGGAACTTTGCGCCCGGTGCCGGAGTGATGCTCAATAGATATATCGCGAGCGACGGTATACGCAAGCTCCTGGTGTGA
- a CDS encoding helix-turn-helix transcriptional regulator, with amino-acid sequence MTQAEHRHDRLAVRLSMIIGRLVAGETLDMRKLAAEFGVSVRTLRRDFRERLMYLDLEYRQGRCRLLSGSRQRELAVMTFARQSGVESLFPGLDGHLVSSLLGGPGESPCLIWQGESAPTITDGGVFTQLVNAVQECRKVTLRGNGCSHTDIAPYRLVLHAGNWYLTGAHQTRIIALPLADIRVVTLHPDSFTPDATVRDILSRPDFLQALPHFRFIGEVLSGFVPEPHHPITEG; translated from the coding sequence ATGACTCAGGCTGAACATCGCCATGACCGGCTTGCCGTCAGACTGTCGATGATTATTGGTCGTCTGGTGGCAGGCGAAACGCTGGATATGCGCAAACTGGCCGCCGAGTTTGGCGTGTCAGTCCGCACCCTGCGCCGGGATTTTCGTGAACGGCTGATGTACCTGGACCTTGAATATCGTCAGGGCCGGTGCCGTCTGCTGTCCGGCAGCCGTCAGCGGGAACTGGCAGTGATGACCTTTGCCCGTCAGTCAGGCGTTGAATCGCTGTTCCCAGGACTAGATGGCCATCTTGTCAGTTCGCTTCTGGGCGGTCCGGGGGAGTCGCCCTGCCTTATCTGGCAGGGAGAATCTGCACCGACCATCACCGACGGTGGGGTCTTTACCCAGCTGGTGAATGCCGTCCAGGAATGCCGGAAAGTGACCCTGCGTGGCAACGGATGCAGCCATACTGATATCGCCCCCTACCGGCTGGTTCTGCATGCCGGTAACTGGTATCTGACGGGGGCACACCAGACCCGCATCATCGCACTGCCACTGGCTGATATTCGGGTCGTCACGCTTCATCCCGACAGTTTTACCCCCGACGCCACGGTGCGCGACATCCTTTCCCGTCCGGATTTTTTACAGGCATTACCCCATTTCCGGTTCATTGGTGAAGTGCTGTCCGGCTTCGTCCCTGAACCACATCACCCCATAACAGAAGGATAA
- a CDS encoding GTPase family protein, producing the protein MHKSEGLQSIEKPLALLPLAIGEQILKHIHKLANHEPVIGIMGKTGAGKSSLCNELFQGEVSPVSDVNACTRDVLRFRLRSGDRSLVIVDLPGVGESGQRDHEYIALYNRILPEMDLILWVIKADDRALSVDELFWHRVMKNHRQQVLFVINQADKMEPSHEWDAATGTPSVLQRANLSVKQATVTAMFKPYHPVCIVSALTGWGIEEMVETMMRCLPDHATSPLATQLHDRLCTEPVKKQARDSFSYAVGRGFDSVESSLQLPAPVRALIRTVRETVVSVARAVWDWIFF; encoded by the coding sequence ATGCATAAATCTGAAGGCCTTCAGTCCATTGAAAAACCGCTGGCATTATTGCCTCTCGCTATTGGCGAACAAATCCTTAAGCACATCCACAAGCTGGCAAACCACGAACCGGTAATTGGGATTATGGGGAAAACAGGCGCAGGCAAATCATCGCTCTGTAACGAACTTTTTCAGGGGGAGGTGTCCCCGGTCAGTGATGTAAACGCCTGCACCCGTGACGTACTGCGATTTCGTCTTCGCAGCGGTGATCGCAGCCTCGTTATCGTGGATTTACCTGGCGTGGGGGAAAGCGGGCAACGGGATCATGAATATATTGCGCTATACAACCGTATTCTGCCGGAGATGGATCTGATCCTGTGGGTCATCAAAGCCGACGATCGCGCATTGTCCGTCGATGAGTTGTTCTGGCACAGGGTGATGAAAAATCACCGCCAGCAGGTACTGTTCGTCATCAATCAGGCGGACAAAATGGAACCCAGCCATGAATGGGATGCCGCTACCGGTACACCTTCCGTGCTGCAACGGGCAAATCTCAGTGTTAAACAGGCCACGGTGACGGCGATGTTTAAACCGTATCATCCAGTATGCATTGTGTCTGCTCTCACTGGCTGGGGCATTGAGGAAATGGTGGAGACGATGATGCGCTGCCTACCTGACCACGCCACCAGCCCGCTGGCAACTCAACTACATGACAGGCTCTGCACGGAGCCGGTAAAAAAACAGGCCAGGGACAGCTTCAGCTATGCCGTGGGAAGGGGGTTTGATAGCGTGGAGTCATCCCTTCAGCTTCCGGCACCGGTTCGGGCGCTCATTCGTACCGTACGGGAAACCGTGGTGTCAGTCGCACGGGCCGTCTGGGACTGGATATTTTTCTGA
- a CDS encoding TDT family transporter, protein MLRYLHHKVRGLPTPVAGLALGIASLGWCLENALPLHGVGQNVGALIAGLLLAILAIRFIFHPDTLTQDLKHPVVGSIVPTFAMAAMVVSKALGNFMPTAGQMLWLGAVIVHLVSLSLFIYHRAKEPKLHHLVPSWFVPPVGIIVADVTCPSEAYTEFALILLAIGMVSYVLMLPMMIYRFMFRDEVPDAAKPTIAIMAAPASLSLAGYLSVVKEPSMLICAVLLGIALLMTMVIYCAFFRLMRLPFSPGYAAFTFPMAIGATALYKMANLVGSYPQAVEYARQLHMMATVEAVIATLVIGYVSVRFIHNYLLPQRLNVHQGMVK, encoded by the coding sequence ATGTTGAGATACCTACATCATAAGGTTCGCGGATTACCAACTCCCGTAGCGGGTTTAGCGCTGGGGATCGCTAGTTTGGGATGGTGTTTAGAGAATGCTTTGCCGCTTCACGGTGTGGGACAAAACGTGGGCGCATTGATTGCTGGGCTACTGCTTGCCATTCTCGCTATTCGTTTTATTTTTCATCCCGATACGCTGACTCAAGATCTTAAACATCCGGTGGTGGGAAGCATTGTTCCTACCTTTGCAATGGCTGCAATGGTGGTTTCTAAGGCGCTGGGTAACTTTATGCCGACGGCGGGCCAGATGCTTTGGCTGGGGGCTGTTATTGTTCATCTGGTCTCGCTGTCGCTTTTTATTTATCACCGTGCGAAAGAACCTAAGCTGCATCATCTAGTTCCTAGCTGGTTTGTGCCGCCAGTGGGCATTATTGTGGCAGATGTGACTTGCCCAAGTGAGGCCTACACTGAGTTTGCACTGATTTTATTGGCAATTGGGATGGTGAGTTATGTGCTGATGCTGCCAATGATGATCTACCGCTTCATGTTTCGCGATGAAGTGCCTGATGCAGCAAAACCAACGATTGCCATTATGGCGGCACCGGCCAGTTTGTCATTAGCGGGCTATCTGAGCGTTGTCAAAGAGCCTTCAATGCTGATTTGTGCGGTGTTGCTTGGTATCGCACTGTTGATGACCATGGTTATTTATTGTGCTTTCTTCCGCCTAATGCGCTTGCCGTTTAGCCCAGGCTACGCTGCTTTTACGTTCCCTATGGCGATTGGCGCTACCGCACTTTATAAAATGGCAAACCTCGTGGGCAGCTACCCGCAAGCGGTGGAGTATGCGCGACAACTGCATATGATGGCGACAGTAGAAGCAGTGATTGCGACGTTAGTTATTGGCTATGTCTCTGTAAGGTTTATTCATAACTATCTGCTACCGCAGAGATTGAATGTTCATCAAGGCATGGTGAAATAA
- a CDS encoding winged helix-turn-helix domain-containing protein, which translates to MEDFCGYCLWYLSRQHYIWRNASIRPSQPRRNLYHAYLCYMEAIGYKNPLSIKMFGLALEGILRDCGLSYLKRRTKLKIQTNLDLTGESNTDWLPKCDHSTAV; encoded by the coding sequence ATGGAGGATTTCTGTGGGTACTGTTTATGGTACCTGAGCCGACAGCACTATATATGGCGGAACGCCAGCATCCGGCCATCACAGCCACGCCGCAATCTGTATCACGCTTACCTGTGTTACATGGAAGCTATCGGTTACAAGAACCCGCTGAGCATAAAAATGTTCGGTCTGGCGCTTGAAGGAATTTTACGTGATTGCGGGCTGAGCTATCTGAAAAGGCGAACGAAACTGAAGATCCAGACCAATCTGGATCTGACGGGGGAAAGCAACACTGACTGGTTGCCAAAGTGTGATCACTCGACAGCAGTATAA
- a CDS encoding type IV toxin-antitoxin system YeeU family antitoxin has protein sequence MNNHSESGTKPENPACKQWGLRCTITPCFGARLVQEGNRVHFLADRAGFNGAFSDEDVLRLDQAFSLILKQLELMLTSGELNPLYQHCVTLYHNGLTCEADTLGSFGYVYIAIYPDQPEPQ, from the coding sequence ATGAACAATCACTCCGAATCCGGAACTAAGCCGGAGAATCCCGCCTGCAAGCAGTGGGGACTAAGGTGCACGATCACACCCTGTTTTGGCGCTCGCCTAGTGCAGGAGGGCAACCGGGTGCATTTTCTCGCTGATCGGGCCGGATTCAACGGTGCTTTCAGTGACGAGGATGTGTTACGCCTAGACCAAGCTTTTTCACTGATACTCAAGCAACTGGAGCTAATGCTCACCAGCGGCGAGCTAAATCCCCTCTATCAGCACTGCGTCACGCTTTACCACAACGGGCTCACCTGCGAAGCCGATACACTGGGCTCCTTTGGTTATGTCTACATTGCTATTTATCCTGACCAGCCTGAACCGCAGTAA
- a CDS encoding LysR substrate-binding domain-containing protein codes for MNITFKQLSVFVAIVRSGSMTLAAETLFMTKGAISQTLAELESQLGVRLFDRQHARLYINHEGQKLLPVADELLSRMQGVEQLFGENSQDTQLKVGCTKTIGSYLLPDMLKGFKEHQGWLPQCTIANTQKISTMVSHFEIDVALLEGPASEPNLICEPWLEDEMVIIAGKNHPLAKQETVSYQVLSQERWLLREQGSSSRAFFDNQLALHLSNPQIALSLNAFDAILSCVAHHLGITFISKRMLHSSFYTGHFVQLHTEQRFMRKFTLCYHKSKFISPTLASWLSFSRSWPHS; via the coding sequence ATGAATATTACCTTCAAACAACTTTCCGTCTTTGTCGCCATCGTCCGCAGCGGCAGCATGACGCTCGCCGCAGAAACTCTGTTTATGACAAAAGGAGCCATTTCACAGACATTGGCTGAATTAGAGAGTCAGCTAGGAGTACGGCTCTTTGATCGTCAACATGCACGCTTATATATCAATCATGAAGGGCAAAAGTTACTGCCTGTCGCCGACGAACTTTTGTCTCGAATGCAGGGGGTTGAACAATTATTCGGAGAGAATAGCCAAGATACCCAGCTCAAGGTGGGATGTACTAAGACTATCGGCAGCTATCTTCTGCCTGACATGCTGAAGGGGTTTAAAGAACATCAAGGGTGGTTGCCACAATGCACTATCGCCAACACGCAAAAAATCAGCACTATGGTCAGCCATTTTGAAATTGATGTGGCGTTACTGGAAGGACCCGCTAGCGAACCCAACCTTATTTGCGAGCCGTGGTTAGAAGATGAAATGGTCATTATCGCCGGTAAAAATCATCCGCTCGCCAAGCAAGAAACGGTTTCATATCAGGTACTGAGTCAAGAGCGCTGGCTGCTACGCGAGCAAGGCTCCAGCAGCCGTGCCTTTTTTGATAATCAATTGGCACTACATTTAAGCAATCCACAAATCGCTCTTTCACTGAACGCTTTTGACGCCATTCTTTCTTGCGTCGCTCATCACTTAGGCATCACTTTTATTTCAAAGCGCATGCTACATAGTTCATTTTATACGGGGCATTTTGTGCAATTACATACCGAGCAGCGGTTTATGCGGAAATTCACACTCTGCTACCACAAAAGTAAGTTTATCTCGCCAACATTAGCAAGCTGGCTAAGCTTCAGCCGCTCATGGCCTCACTCCTAA
- a CDS encoding fimbrial protein, translated as MKIRLCDVKLFLLGVLLSINGSAFAALAPVSGGQAKDDSKSTLYIRGNIFEPAACKINQNNNLDVDFKRIALKKIDGVAFASVTPVDIVCSITTGATVQLEFQGTSSGKSNYLTTTLDNLAIALSDDATGKNIDLNTFFTIQKTQTIQLRAVPIKISDAVELKEGEFKATSTLITRYL; from the coding sequence ATGAAAATACGCCTTTGCGACGTAAAATTATTTCTTCTGGGAGTTTTGCTCTCGATTAATGGCTCTGCATTTGCAGCTTTAGCCCCGGTGAGTGGCGGTCAGGCAAAAGATGACTCCAAAAGCACCCTATACATTCGCGGTAATATATTTGAACCCGCCGCCTGTAAAATTAACCAAAACAATAATCTCGATGTGGACTTCAAACGCATCGCACTGAAAAAAATTGACGGCGTTGCTTTCGCCAGCGTAACTCCTGTCGATATTGTATGCAGCATTACCACGGGAGCAACCGTGCAGCTAGAATTTCAGGGCACATCATCAGGTAAAAGCAACTACCTGACCACAACCCTCGATAATCTGGCCATTGCCCTCTCAGACGATGCGACAGGCAAAAATATCGATCTGAATACGTTCTTTACCATTCAGAAAACGCAGACTATTCAACTACGCGCGGTGCCAATAAAAATATCTGATGCGGTGGAATTAAAAGAAGGCGAATTCAAAGCCACATCCACGCTGATTACACGCTATCTCTAA
- the dgcJ gene encoding diguanylate cyclase DgcJ: MSEYKNKKSDSSVLSICNRMESVNDIYGLNLTGHKYPKLAGTLQTKNSSCEDWARDIKYLAKFNSQEEAISQEYSFSNYHWKVQDSIRYYIDFENQYIYINKLVDSSRYAFNNWLRYNGKFIDVDSNARSIKIDDEALRSLHDGQSVTSHIYDDGYTGEKIISMITPLFFGGNLKGIILTDVSINELAKAFYTFDRPFLWKYLTLSVIDRNSAEEINFNQPDKQLFSILNYDKDITRYYTVHLKLDVQYFILNNLFLFILYVLITYSICKYLKYQISKNEVLSLENITDSMTGLYNRKILTQTLDARLKSLTEKNTPVTIIALDCDKLKTINDTLGHHMGDKAITLLGDAIQTSIRKSDYGIRLGGDEFCIILIDCDVERAFITIDLIKQKLKVIDTDAIVNFSYGCYQMKSGDTLSDAQIKADELLYKHKKTKG; this comes from the coding sequence ATTTCTGAATATAAAAATAAAAAATCAGATTCAAGTGTGCTGAGTATCTGTAACCGTATGGAGAGCGTAAATGATATTTATGGTTTGAATTTGACTGGGCATAAATATCCTAAACTAGCTGGAACGCTACAAACTAAAAATTCATCCTGCGAAGATTGGGCTAGAGATATAAAATATCTTGCGAAGTTTAATAGTCAAGAAGAAGCAATCTCTCAAGAGTACAGTTTTTCTAATTACCATTGGAAAGTGCAAGATAGCATTAGATACTATATTGATTTTGAAAACCAATATATATACATTAATAAGTTAGTCGATAGCTCTCGATACGCATTCAATAATTGGTTGCGATATAATGGAAAGTTTATTGATGTAGATAGCAATGCCAGAAGCATTAAAATTGATGATGAAGCATTGAGGAGTTTGCATGATGGGCAAAGTGTTACTTCACATATATATGATGACGGTTATACCGGTGAAAAAATAATTAGCATGATCACGCCGTTGTTTTTTGGTGGGAATCTTAAAGGTATAATTTTGACTGATGTGAGTATCAATGAGCTAGCAAAGGCATTTTATACATTTGATCGTCCTTTCCTATGGAAATATCTCACGCTTTCAGTTATAGATAGAAATTCAGCCGAAGAAATTAATTTCAATCAACCAGATAAGCAATTATTTAGTATTTTAAACTACGACAAGGATATTACTCGATATTATACTGTCCATCTTAAATTAGATGTTCAATATTTTATTTTAAACAACTTATTTCTTTTTATTTTATATGTGCTTATAACGTATTCCATCTGTAAGTATTTAAAATACCAGATATCAAAAAATGAAGTTTTGTCTTTGGAAAACATAACTGATTCTATGACGGGATTATATAATAGAAAGATACTGACACAGACTCTGGATGCTCGTTTAAAGTCGTTGACTGAAAAAAATACTCCAGTCACTATTATTGCTCTTGATTGCGATAAATTAAAAACCATCAATGATACTCTAGGTCATCACATGGGGGATAAAGCAATCACTTTATTGGGAGACGCGATACAAACCTCTATAAGAAAGAGTGATTATGGTATTAGGCTCGGCGGTGATGAGTTCTGTATTATTCTTATCGATTGCGATGTAGAGCGTGCTTTTATTACTATTGACTTAATTAAACAGAAATTAAAAGTGATTGATACAGATGCTATTGTTAATTTTTCATATGGCTGCTACCAGATGAAATCCGGTGATACATTGAGCGATGCGCAAATTAAAGCTGATGAATTGCTGTATAAGCATAAGAAAACGAAGGGTTAG